From the genome of Bifidobacterium asteroides, one region includes:
- a CDS encoding DUF805 domain-containing protein gives MSYPDDTNNGGQSPNDQGSANGWTQNDQADGTASGPTAYLNQPQPGQSGYAQPASDQSDIYHPISEVQRPADDHRQEQAYQEQPYRQQPDYNQQQPYGQQYYGQQQAPYGQVPNPDQANGQPNGTTPPSGYASGNPYQTPEGWSQAGYQSGYQAGQQPGPQIPQYPAYPYADAGFNGEPPLNAPWYGIDFVSACKRFFVKYAVFSGRASRGEYWWPVLMVFLIDFALSLITSEFFFVGRILSLLVTLGFFIPNLAVGVRRLHDTNMSGLWILLPFVSELVGGIPLVFAIIAIIDGHPGSSLSLLGLGALIMIAGAVAGIILLARPSDPRGARFDR, from the coding sequence ATGAGCTATCCAGATGATACGAACAACGGGGGCCAGAGCCCCAATGACCAGGGTTCGGCCAACGGCTGGACCCAGAACGATCAGGCAGACGGAACCGCCTCAGGACCCACGGCTTACCTGAATCAGCCTCAACCAGGACAATCCGGCTATGCACAGCCAGCTTCGGATCAGAGCGACATCTACCATCCGATCAGCGAAGTCCAAAGACCTGCCGACGACCACCGCCAGGAACAGGCCTACCAAGAGCAGCCATATCGTCAGCAGCCGGACTACAACCAACAACAGCCCTATGGCCAGCAGTACTATGGACAACAGCAGGCGCCCTATGGCCAAGTTCCGAATCCCGACCAAGCCAATGGTCAGCCCAATGGCACAACCCCGCCGTCCGGCTATGCATCGGGCAACCCTTATCAGACACCCGAGGGTTGGTCGCAGGCAGGCTATCAATCGGGGTATCAAGCAGGCCAACAGCCCGGGCCTCAGATTCCACAGTATCCAGCCTATCCCTATGCGGATGCCGGATTCAATGGCGAGCCGCCACTGAACGCGCCCTGGTACGGCATTGACTTCGTAAGCGCCTGCAAGCGTTTCTTCGTCAAATACGCGGTCTTCTCCGGAAGGGCCTCCCGTGGGGAATATTGGTGGCCTGTTCTCATGGTCTTCCTCATCGACTTTGCGCTCTCGCTCATCACCTCAGAATTCTTCTTTGTGGGACGGATCCTGTCCCTCCTGGTTACCCTTGGATTTTTCATACCGAATCTGGCTGTGGGCGTACGGCGACTTCACGACACCAACATGTCCGGTCTCTGGATACTTTTGCCCTTCGTAAGCGAGCTGGTGGGCGGCATCCCTCTGGTCTTCGCCATCATAGCTATTATAGACGGGCACCCGGGATCCTCGCTCTCCCTGCTTGGCTTGGGCGCATTGATCATGATCGCCGGAGCCGTCGCCGGGATCATTCTACTGGCCCGGCCTAGCGATCCACGAGGAGCCCGCTTCGACCGCTGA
- a CDS encoding ABC transporter permease translates to MRVRKQGRARALPPTLTLLALLIIWELAARLGGVSEQVLPAPSRVLAATVQSREDLLPATAITLLEGLLGFLLASVLGIVIGLALYRWRTLHDALYPLIAGAQMIPLITVAPLFVIWFGFEPLGKVVIVAVFALFPIVVQTYRGLKSVPRFYQDVALNCGATRIWTLLHVKLRVAAGQIFGGLRISAAYVFATAATSEYLGARNGLGIWLQSAFNSFRTPLIFSATLVIILLTALLLGLITLTERLLLGDASDDHMVNPDDE, encoded by the coding sequence ATGAGGGTGCGGAAGCAGGGCAGAGCCCGGGCGTTGCCTCCGACCCTCACCCTGCTGGCGCTCCTGATCATCTGGGAGCTGGCTGCCCGGCTGGGCGGAGTCAGTGAACAGGTTCTGCCAGCGCCCAGCCGGGTCCTGGCTGCCACAGTGCAATCCCGGGAGGACCTGCTGCCCGCCACCGCTATCACCCTCCTTGAAGGCCTGCTGGGCTTCCTCCTGGCCTCGGTCCTGGGAATAGTGATCGGCCTGGCACTCTACCGCTGGCGAACTCTGCACGACGCCCTCTACCCCCTGATCGCCGGCGCCCAGATGATCCCGCTGATCACCGTCGCCCCCCTGTTCGTCATCTGGTTCGGATTCGAGCCCCTGGGCAAGGTAGTCATCGTGGCCGTCTTCGCCCTCTTTCCCATCGTGGTCCAGACCTACCGGGGCCTCAAGTCCGTACCCCGCTTCTACCAGGACGTGGCGCTGAACTGCGGGGCAACTCGAATATGGACCCTCTTGCATGTCAAATTGAGAGTGGCCGCAGGACAGATCTTCGGCGGCCTGCGCATCAGCGCCGCCTATGTTTTCGCCACCGCGGCCACCTCGGAGTATCTGGGCGCCAGAAACGGCCTGGGCATATGGCTGCAATCGGCCTTCAACTCCTTTAGAACTCCACTGATCTTCTCGGCCACCCTGGTCATCATCCTGCTGACCGCCCTCCTGCTGGGCCTGATCACCCTGACCGAACGGCTGCTTCTGGGCGATGCCAGCGACGATCATATGGTCAATCCGGACGACGAGTGA
- a CDS encoding ABC transporter substrate-binding protein produces the protein MSMSGNRGSRRIPGHKLIMRALALVAALCMAATSAACGAKGAENKADDGSRLSFMLDWTPNTNHVGIYVARHLGYFDKAGLKLTILPTAQAGAETSVQNGVADVGFSKLSNLATFNSQGADLRQVFNIGQHSVARWCSLASRTDIQTPKDFDGKTFVSFGSAEQTAVVKQMIRYAGGKGDFKRVTSGTNTFAALTSGKGDFAGFYANWEGVQSELKGPALHCFTQADWGVPGNPDQLGFVVKNSWLRQAGHRRALTAFVKACLKGYDYALSHPDQAADILVRETKGSAIDPTLAKRSMESIVKEGYWVDSPEQKSISGLINVKDAQDYLDFQFKAGTYRDAKKGDPNKAPRATDLWTDRYVREAAGR, from the coding sequence ATGAGCATGTCGGGGAACAGAGGCTCCAGGAGAATTCCCGGCCACAAACTGATCATGCGGGCGCTCGCCCTGGTAGCTGCGCTCTGCATGGCAGCTACGAGCGCAGCCTGCGGTGCCAAGGGGGCAGAGAACAAGGCCGATGACGGCTCCAGGCTCTCCTTCATGCTGGACTGGACGCCCAACACCAATCATGTAGGCATCTACGTGGCCCGGCACCTAGGCTACTTCGACAAGGCCGGCCTGAAGCTGACCATCCTGCCGACGGCCCAGGCAGGAGCCGAGACCTCCGTTCAGAACGGGGTCGCCGACGTAGGCTTCTCCAAGCTGAGCAACCTGGCCACCTTCAACTCCCAGGGAGCCGACCTGCGGCAGGTCTTCAACATAGGCCAGCATTCCGTGGCGCGCTGGTGCTCGCTGGCCTCGCGCACCGACATCCAGACCCCCAAGGACTTCGACGGCAAAACTTTCGTCAGCTTTGGCTCGGCTGAACAGACGGCCGTAGTCAAGCAGATGATCCGCTACGCAGGAGGCAAGGGCGACTTCAAGCGGGTGACCAGCGGCACCAACACCTTCGCCGCACTGACCAGCGGCAAGGGCGACTTCGCCGGCTTCTACGCCAATTGGGAAGGCGTGCAGAGCGAGCTCAAGGGCCCAGCCCTTCACTGCTTCACCCAGGCCGACTGGGGAGTGCCCGGCAACCCCGACCAACTGGGCTTCGTGGTCAAAAATTCCTGGCTGCGGCAGGCCGGCCACCGTCGCGCCTTGACGGCATTCGTTAAGGCCTGCCTGAAGGGCTACGACTACGCCCTGAGCCATCCCGACCAGGCGGCGGACATCCTGGTCAGGGAGACCAAGGGATCGGCCATCGACCCGACCCTGGCCAAGCGCTCCATGGAGAGCATCGTCAAGGAAGGGTACTGGGTCGACAGCCCGGAGCAAAAGAGCATCAGCGGGCTGATCAACGTCAAGGATGCCCAGGACTATCTGGACTTCCAATTCAAGGCGGGCACCTACCGGGATGCCAAGAAGGGCGACCCCAACAAGGCCCCTCGGGCCACGGACCTGTGGACCGATCGCTACGTCCGGGAAGCAGCTGGTCGATGA
- a CDS encoding substrate-binding domain-containing protein: MAKQAGMSVSTVSQALNNKGRISPPTKDRVRRAAMELGYIPDSRARSMRSSRSHAVGLLVPDIRNPYFSELVYAVQDQLYSAGYAPLIGVSSCQASRQEDYYRILLSRHMDGVLVVPDGPTSPMLRTMLAREFPVVFVDRPDRTLPGVPLVDSDPVPGLEAALDALVARGCRRVAFVPGPESRSYTFREREQAFLAGVDACQGLTGLVVRQGFEDRPRAAATMRHLLGQGVDAVIFGYSADAIKAVAMEWDGDQRSRVPLVSFDDLEVFQLISPQVSVISQQVDRMGRQGVDMLLSMIEPGRQSPEGMSVDRRLRTQTLFVPRGLLA; encoded by the coding sequence GTGGCCAAGCAAGCGGGCATGTCCGTATCCACGGTCTCCCAGGCGCTCAATAACAAGGGGCGCATCTCCCCGCCTACCAAGGACAGGGTTCGCAGGGCGGCCATGGAGCTGGGCTACATCCCTGACAGCCGAGCCCGCTCCATGCGATCCTCGCGCTCGCATGCCGTAGGTCTGCTGGTCCCCGACATTCGCAACCCTTATTTCTCTGAGCTGGTCTACGCCGTCCAGGACCAGCTCTACTCGGCAGGCTACGCGCCCCTGATCGGCGTGTCCTCTTGCCAAGCCAGCAGGCAGGAGGACTATTACCGCATCCTTCTGTCTCGGCATATGGACGGTGTTCTGGTCGTGCCTGACGGACCCACCTCGCCCATGCTTCGCACCATGTTGGCAAGGGAATTTCCTGTGGTCTTCGTAGACCGTCCCGACCGGACCCTGCCCGGTGTTCCTCTGGTGGATTCTGACCCGGTGCCTGGCCTGGAGGCAGCCTTGGATGCGCTAGTAGCAAGGGGTTGCAGACGAGTGGCTTTCGTCCCGGGCCCAGAGAGCCGCTCCTATACCTTCCGCGAGCGCGAGCAGGCTTTTCTGGCCGGTGTGGATGCCTGTCAGGGGCTGACGGGATTGGTGGTCCGCCAAGGTTTCGAGGATCGCCCCCGGGCGGCTGCGACCATGCGCCACCTGCTTGGTCAGGGGGTGGACGCCGTTATCTTCGGCTACTCTGCCGATGCCATCAAGGCCGTTGCTATGGAGTGGGACGGCGACCAGCGCTCGCGAGTGCCCTTGGTCTCTTTCGACGACCTGGAGGTCTTCCAACTGATCAGTCCTCAGGTGTCGGTCATTTCCCAGCAGGTGGACCGCATGGGTCGCCAGGGGGTTGACATGCTCCTGTCCATGATCGAGCCGGGTCGGCAGTCCCCGGAGGGCATGAGCGTGGATCGCCGCCTGCGCACCCAGACCCTCTTTGTGCCGCGGGGTCTGTTGGCTTAG
- the nrdD gene encoding anaerobic ribonucleoside-triphosphate reductase yields MTDSVKERGISDRDAVDGILVEKRDGRIVDFDPVNIMNAIEAAFKDVKHEVSPEDRQQIRGMALTVQSEITDRYTNPVKIEDIQTLVEHALVNAHLYEIARSYTSYRLDRDIQRAKATDVNEAVHRLTSKDETLVRENANKDANVYATQRDLLAGAVSKASAFAMLPKDVSNAHMKGDIHFHDADYSPFTAETNCSLPDFGDMLAHGFELGNAMMDSPKSIGTAATQITQIIKDIAGSQYGGQTVNRCDEMLDRYARLDYKKNYSMAEAVLPDEEPIDVAKDVVRGLKAREADWLHLDDRAPIGEDAPFDLDAPQIVRLRQVYAKILTRKNIYDAMQTMEYQINSNRVSNGQTPFVTVGFGLGTSWFAREIQRAIFLIRIRGLGKDRHTAIFPKLVFTIKHGLNADEGDPNYDMKQLALECSTKRMYPDVVFYENLVKITGSFKAPMGCRSFLQAWTNPETGEDEEDGRMNLGVVTVNIPRIALESRGDKDRFWKIFDQRMEVAHHALQFRIMRCKQATPINAPTLYQYGAFGRLKPTDSVDTLFRNSRSTVSLGYIGLYEATSVFYGKDWMKDHSWDPDGKEFALSIVRRMNQLCKQWEKAEGYHYSVYSTPAESLTDRFARMDKEKFGVVDGVTDHDFYTNSFHYPVWLRPTPMEKLSYERDFPYLASGGFINYCEFPSMQQNPKALEAVWDYAYDIGIGYLGTNTPIDHCFVCGYEGDFEPTEEGFKCPECGNDDPDKCNVTKRTCGYLGNPVQRPMVHGRHEEIAHRVKHMEGETGHVVLKDGSTKEWFDDKAE; encoded by the coding sequence ATGACCGATAGCGTGAAGGAGCGTGGCATTTCGGATCGCGATGCTGTTGACGGCATTCTGGTCGAGAAGCGCGACGGCCGGATCGTCGATTTTGATCCTGTCAACATCATGAACGCCATCGAAGCTGCTTTCAAGGATGTCAAGCACGAGGTCAGTCCTGAGGATCGCCAGCAGATCCGGGGTATGGCCCTGACCGTCCAGTCCGAGATCACTGATCGCTACACCAACCCAGTCAAGATCGAGGACATCCAGACCCTGGTCGAGCATGCCCTGGTCAATGCCCATCTTTATGAGATTGCTCGCTCCTATACCTCCTACCGTCTTGACCGTGACATTCAGCGGGCCAAGGCCACTGATGTCAATGAGGCCGTTCATCGTCTGACCAGCAAGGACGAGACTCTGGTGCGCGAGAACGCCAACAAGGACGCCAACGTCTACGCCACCCAGCGCGACCTGCTGGCCGGCGCGGTATCCAAGGCCTCGGCCTTCGCCATGCTGCCCAAGGATGTCTCCAACGCCCACATGAAGGGCGACATCCACTTCCACGACGCGGACTACTCGCCCTTTACTGCTGAGACCAACTGCTCCCTGCCCGACTTCGGTGACATGCTGGCCCATGGTTTCGAGCTGGGCAACGCCATGATGGACTCGCCCAAGTCCATCGGCACCGCTGCTACGCAGATCACCCAGATCATCAAGGACATTGCCGGCTCCCAGTACGGCGGTCAGACCGTCAACCGTTGTGACGAGATGCTGGACAGGTATGCGCGTCTGGACTACAAGAAGAACTATTCCATGGCTGAGGCTGTTCTGCCGGACGAGGAGCCTATTGATGTGGCCAAGGATGTCGTCCGCGGCCTCAAGGCCCGGGAAGCTGACTGGCTCCACTTGGACGATCGTGCTCCCATTGGCGAGGATGCCCCCTTCGATCTGGACGCTCCGCAGATTGTTCGGCTGCGTCAGGTCTATGCCAAGATCCTGACTCGCAAGAACATCTACGATGCCATGCAGACCATGGAGTACCAGATCAACTCCAACCGTGTCTCCAATGGTCAGACACCCTTCGTCACTGTGGGCTTCGGCCTGGGCACCTCTTGGTTCGCCAGGGAGATTCAGCGGGCCATCTTCCTGATTCGCATCCGCGGACTGGGCAAGGACCGCCACACCGCCATCTTCCCCAAGCTGGTCTTCACCATCAAGCATGGGCTGAACGCGGACGAGGGCGATCCCAACTACGACATGAAGCAGCTGGCTCTGGAGTGCTCGACCAAGCGCATGTACCCTGACGTGGTCTTCTACGAAAATTTGGTCAAGATCACCGGCTCCTTCAAGGCCCCCATGGGCTGCCGCTCTTTCCTGCAGGCCTGGACCAATCCCGAGACGGGGGAGGACGAAGAGGACGGTCGCATGAACCTTGGTGTCGTGACCGTCAACATCCCCCGCATCGCTCTGGAGTCCCGCGGCGACAAGGACCGCTTCTGGAAGATCTTTGACCAGCGTATGGAGGTGGCCCACCATGCTCTGCAGTTCCGCATCATGCGCTGCAAGCAGGCCACGCCCATCAACGCCCCCACCCTCTACCAGTACGGCGCCTTCGGCAGGCTGAAGCCCACCGACAGCGTTGACACCCTCTTCCGCAACAGCCGCTCCACTGTTTCCTTGGGCTACATCGGACTCTATGAGGCCACCAGCGTCTTCTACGGCAAGGACTGGATGAAGGACCACTCCTGGGATCCGGATGGCAAGGAGTTCGCCCTAAGCATTGTGCGCCGGATGAACCAGCTCTGCAAGCAGTGGGAGAAGGCTGAGGGGTACCACTATTCGGTCTACTCCACTCCGGCCGAGTCGCTGACTGACCGCTTCGCACGGATGGACAAGGAGAAGTTCGGCGTAGTCGACGGCGTCACCGACCACGACTTCTACACCAACAGCTTCCACTACCCGGTCTGGCTGCGGCCCACGCCCATGGAGAAGCTCAGCTACGAGCGGGACTTCCCTTACCTGGCCTCGGGCGGGTTCATCAACTACTGCGAGTTCCCATCCATGCAGCAGAACCCCAAGGCCCTGGAGGCGGTCTGGGACTACGCCTACGACATCGGCATCGGCTACCTGGGCACCAACACCCCCATCGACCACTGCTTCGTCTGCGGCTACGAGGGCGACTTCGAGCCCACTGAAGAGGGCTTCAAATGCCCCGAATGCGGCAATGACGACCCCGATAAGTGCAACGTGACCAAGCGCACCTGCGGCTACCTGGGCAACCCAGTCCAGCGGCCCATGGTCCACGGCAGGCACGAGGAGATCGCCCACCGCGTCAAGCACATGGAGGGCGAGACCGGCCACGTGGTCCTCAAGGACGGATCCACCAAGGAGTGGTTCGACGACAAGGCCGAATAG
- the nrdG gene encoding anaerobic ribonucleoside-triphosphate reductase activating protein, with protein MMDKQGAMRKTGGHRDFAADEQGRGPGIPSELTNNPRAGQWDGRRLSRGIVADYKRLVMTDGEGIRCSLYVSGCPFRCQGCYNASIWDFGAGHPYTQQLEDRIVKDLSLSYVQGITYLGGEPLLNTPMLLGLSERIRREFGHEKDIWCWTGYTWEELNRPGETPDKAQLISYLDVLVDGRYLENRKNSLLQFRGSDNQRIIDVPRSLEQGQVVIWPKLHDQTRFIPETYSKDRQQEQQRG; from the coding sequence ATGATGGACAAACAGGGAGCCATGAGAAAGACAGGCGGCCACCGTGACTTCGCTGCTGATGAGCAGGGGCGCGGTCCAGGGATCCCCTCTGAGCTGACCAACAATCCCAGGGCCGGCCAGTGGGACGGCCGTCGGCTTAGTCGAGGAATCGTGGCGGACTACAAGCGTCTGGTCATGACCGACGGCGAGGGGATCCGCTGCTCCCTCTACGTCAGCGGCTGCCCTTTCCGTTGCCAGGGGTGCTACAACGCTTCCATCTGGGACTTCGGCGCCGGGCACCCCTATACCCAGCAGCTTGAGGACCGCATTGTCAAGGACCTGTCGCTGTCCTATGTGCAGGGCATCACCTACCTGGGCGGGGAGCCCCTGCTCAACACCCCCATGCTGCTCGGCCTTTCGGAGCGGATCCGGCGCGAGTTCGGCCATGAGAAGGATATCTGGTGCTGGACAGGCTATACATGGGAGGAGCTGAACCGGCCGGGGGAGACCCCGGACAAGGCCCAGCTGATCTCCTACCTCGACGTGCTGGTGGACGGACGCTACTTGGAGAATCGGAAGAACAGCCTGCTCCAGTTCCGAGGCTCGGACAACCAGCGGATCATCGATGTGCCGCGTTCCTTGGAGCAGGGCCAGGTGGTCATCTGGCCCAAGCTGCATGACCAGACCAGGTTTATTCCGGAGACCTACAGCAAGGACAGGCAGCAAGAGCAGCAGCGGGGCTGA